From Quercus robur chromosome 8, dhQueRobu3.1, whole genome shotgun sequence:
AATGCTGCCATGGATGCCATGAGCCGAGCCTTACGAAGGGCTGCTCGGTTGCCATTCTCTGATGAAATTGAACGGGCCCCTGTGCCGAGTAGATTTACAAGACCGCCATTCAATTCCTACGATGGGAAGACGGACcctgtggagcatgtcagtcattatatccacatgatgtccttgcatgcacacaatgatgcattgatgtgtaaggtatttccctctagtctcggctccatggccctgagatggttcaataGGTTACGAAAAGGCTCCATTCATAGCTTTGCCGAGCTGATTCAAGAGTTCGGCGGCAGATTCgtgacatgcagccgagtgccgCAGCCGGTGGATGCGCTACTTTCCATAAAGATGAGGGTAGGTGAAACCCTTCGAAGTTACGCCAGCCggtactgggaactctacaacaAGATCGGTGGAGGAAATGAGAAGATAGCggcaagcaccttcaggatggggctccccgaagacTCTGAATTACAGGAGTCGTTGACAAAAAGACCTctcgaggatatgaggcaacttatGAGACGCATTAAGGAGTATAAACGCCTGGAAGATGATCGGTTGCAAAATAAGGGGAAAGCCCCGTTACTCGGGAGATCTCGGCAGGGCATTATCCCAGCAAGACCgaaaaaagatttcaagatgcaggaaccagaggcgCAAATTGAAGGAGTTAATGTGGCGTTCAAAGAACCTGTGCACAAAATTCTAGATCGGTTTAGGAATGAATCATTCTTCAggtggccgaacaaaatggggggtgacccatctcggaggaaccaaaacttgtattgcacATACCATAGGGACAaagggcacaccaccgagcagtgtcggGTACTAAAAGATCATCTCGAGCAATTAGTAAAAGCAGGGTATCTGAAAGAGTTTGCAGTGGACTCCGCAGACCAGGATGCCGGCCAGGG
This genomic window contains:
- the LOC126695872 gene encoding uncharacterized protein LOC126695872, whose amino-acid sequence is MALRWFNRLRKGSIHSFAELIQEFGGRFVTCSRVPQPVDALLSIKMRVGETLRSYASRYWELYNKIGGGNEKIAASTFRMGLPEDSELQESLTKRPLEDMRQLMRRIKEYKRLEDDRLQNKGKAPLLGRSRQGIIPARPKKDFKMQEPEAQIEGVNVAFKEPGQRAHHRAVSGTKRSSRAISKSRVSERVCSGLRRPGCRPGCSVEKESPPTTLGVIEVIHATPRSTAVAKGVLTVAYTEGESPEKKMKVGRLTIFFDEEDLEGTIQPHDDALVVTARISGFLVKRVMIDQGSEADVMYPDLFEGLGLKSQDLAKYDMPLVLFDGRVVVPKGQISLSVDMEGKEVIVTFIVVRSFSLYTTILGRL